In Ensifer canadensis, a genomic segment contains:
- a CDS encoding S49 family peptidase, translating into MAGFFKRLMPRRFRRDGIAIPVVRLHGAIMAGGGQFRPALNLASVAPLLEKAFAVKEAPAVAISINSPGGSPVQSRLIYQRIRDLAQEKKKRVLVFVEDVAASGGYMIALAGDEIIADPTSIVGSIGVVSGGFGFPELLKKIGVERRVYTAGENKVMLDPFQPEKERDIEFLKSLQLDIHDTFIQMVKARRGQLLADHPDVFSGLFWTGRRGLELGLIDGLGDLRGEVKKRYGEKARLELIQPARSLFGRRQTGASIAGDIAAPIAASAMAGLAEAVEERALWARFGL; encoded by the coding sequence ATGGCCGGGTTCTTCAAAAGGCTGATGCCGAGGCGTTTTCGGCGGGATGGCATTGCCATCCCCGTCGTGCGGCTTCACGGCGCAATCATGGCCGGTGGTGGCCAGTTTCGTCCGGCACTCAATCTGGCCTCAGTCGCGCCGCTGCTGGAGAAGGCCTTCGCGGTGAAGGAGGCTCCGGCCGTTGCGATTTCGATCAACTCTCCCGGCGGTTCGCCGGTGCAGTCGCGACTGATCTACCAGCGCATCCGCGATCTCGCCCAGGAAAAGAAGAAGCGCGTGCTCGTCTTCGTCGAGGACGTGGCCGCTTCCGGCGGTTACATGATCGCGCTTGCCGGCGACGAGATCATCGCCGATCCGACGTCGATCGTCGGTTCCATCGGTGTCGTCTCCGGCGGCTTCGGCTTTCCGGAACTGTTGAAGAAGATCGGTGTCGAGCGGCGCGTCTATACCGCCGGCGAGAACAAGGTCATGCTCGACCCGTTCCAGCCAGAGAAAGAACGCGACATCGAGTTCCTGAAGAGCCTGCAGCTCGATATCCACGACACCTTCATCCAGATGGTGAAGGCCCGCCGCGGACAGCTGCTGGCCGACCATCCCGACGTTTTTTCCGGGCTTTTCTGGACTGGGCGGCGCGGATTGGAACTGGGTCTGATCGACGGCCTCGGCGATCTGCGCGGCGAGGTGAAGAAGCGCTATGGCGAGAAGGCGCGGCTCGAACTGATCCAGCCGGCGCGCAGCCTTTTCGGGCGGCGCCAGACCGGCGCATCGATTGCCGGCGATATCGCTGCACCGATCGCGGCTTCTGCGATGGCGGGTCTTGCCGAAGCAGTAGAGGAAAGGGCATTGTGGGCGCGTTTCGGGCTTTGA